Below is a genomic region from Leptospira yasudae.
GGCTGATGAATCTTTGGCCGGTCGTTCCCGCCGAAACCTGGGCCGGAATCCAAGGAGGAACGGGAATTCCGTTTCTTCCTCAAAAATCGTTCGAAGAACTTTTCTGGCACAAACCGAACATCGAATCTTCGATTCTTTCCGACGTAAAAACGACGTCGATCAACCCCGGCGCGAAGAACGAAATTCTTCAGTTCAAAGATCTGGCCGAAAGCGGGGAAATCCGCAGTTTAGATCACAAGATCTCGTATTCGAACGGACTCAAAAACATCAAGATTCCGACCTTGTTGATCGCCGGAAGAAGGGATAAATTAGGAATGTCCTATTCTCTTCGTTACGCATACGACAACATCGGTTCCGAAGATAAAACGTTGTTCATCGCGTCTAGATCGAACAATCATTCCGACGACTACGGTCACACCGATTTGATCGTCGGGAAGAATGCGGACAGGGACGTTTTCGTTCCTCTCGTCGCTTGGCTGGACAAAAGAAACTAATCGAATTGGACTCAAGAATGAAATTTATACAATTAAAAACCGCAGCGGTCGCGTCGTTGCTGATCGCGCTTCTTTTCGGATGCACGCGTTATGTGGTCATTACCGAACAGAAATTCACTTCTCAAACGGCGAACATAGGACCGAATCTTTTTTTGACGACCTTCTCCTATGAGAATTCCAATTATCCACCGGTACTTCTCGTCGATCCCGTGTTCATCAATAAAAAAGCTTTGTATCTCGGGGATAAATCCGGTTTGATCGGAGTTTTAAACGGAAATGGATTTTCGGTTTGGCTTCTTCATTTCGAAGATCATAAATCGGTGAACCTCAAAGAGATCGGAGAAAATCTGATTCCCGACGTGATCGCGAGAATCCAGAAAGTCACCGGTAAAAAAGAATACATCCTCGGAGGAGTTTCGCTCGGAGGACAAGCCGTATTACATTCTTTTAAAGCGAAGAAGATCCCCGATATTTCCAAAGCGTTTTTTCTTGGAACGGGAATGGATTACAAATACAACGATAGCTTTATCGAACAGATGAAGGCGGAAAAAAGATTCGGAACCGATCTGACCAATTCCTGCAAAAACAAGGACAGTTTCTGCAAACGGTTCATTTCCTTCGACGAGGACGACCCTACGACTCTATTCGTATATCAGAATCTTTTTAACTACTTGCCCACGCTTGAAGAGAATCCGAAAACCTGGGAGTCGTTCGAGTCTACCACGTTTCCTTCCCTTTTTATCGGAGGAAGAATCGACAACGTATCCCCTACGGAAAGCATTCATCCCGTTTACAAACGGAAAAAAGGCAAGAAGGAATATCTGGAAGCGGGAAGAGACAACGGAATGTCGATCGACTACGATCACTTAGGATTGTTCGCATACGAAGACGCGCCCGGAGACATCTATCAGAAAATCGCCGATTGGTTGAAGGAAAAAGAACCGGAAACTACGAAGACCGCTTCCATCCCAGCAAATCCATAACCTTCTTAATGTCCTCCCAAACCTCGCGTTTGAGAGGACTATTCTCCCCGCCGTTGCGGATCACAAAACTAGGGTGATACGTAGGCATCACCGGAATTCCGAAAAACGATCCCCAGGTTCCTCTGAGTTTGGTAATTCCTTCCTTGGTATTTAAGATAAATCTTGTGGAAGGATTGCCGAGCGTAACCAACACTTTCGGCTGAATGATTTCCAACTGTCTCAAAAGATACGGAGCGCAAGCTCTCGTTTCCTCTTCTTCGGGAGGACGGTCCTTTTCGAATTTCATATCCAAGGTGGGCCTGCACTTTACGATGTTCGCGATGTAAACGGATTCTCTCGGAACCCCCATTCCTTTTTCGATGATTCTTGTCAGCAGTTCACCGGCTCGACCCACGAACGGACGGCCGGTGAGGTCCTCTTGTTTGCCCGGCCCCTCCCCGATAAAAACGACTTCCGCATCCGGATTGCCTTCCCCGAAAACGGTTTGGGTTCGAGTCGTGTGAAGCTTGCAGAGTTTGCAGGCGGAAACCTCGGATTGAACGAGGGCGAGTCTTCTGAGTTTTTCTTCTTTGCTCATCGAAAATACGTTCCATCCAAATTGAAAAAGAATTTCTCTGGAGTCAATGGAAATGATCGTTCTAACGGAAGCGGGATTGTATGTTCCCCAAGCGGACGTGTATGTCGATCCGTGGAAAGGAGTTTCCCGAGCCATTCTCACGCATGCACATTCCGATCATACTCGTAGAGGTTCTCGTCATTATCTTTGTGCGGAACCCGGTCTTTCTCTCACGCAGGAACGGCTCGGACCGAAAGCGAACGTGGAAACTCTTCGTTATGGACAAGCCGTTTATCGCAACGGAGTTAAGATCAGTCTTCATTCCGCCGGTCATATTTTGGGATCGGCTCAGGTTCGGATCGAATATAAGGGAAGAATCACGGTCATCAGCGGAGATTACAAAACGGTTCCCGATCCTACCTGCGAACCGATCGAAATTTTACGATGCGATACTTTTCTATCCGAAGCCACCTTTGCAAAACCATATTATCTTTGGGAAAAATCGGAATTCGTATTTCAGAATATTCTAAACTACATTTTGGAAAATCACGAACTGGGAGAAATCACCGTTTTATACGGATATTCATTGGGAAAAGCGCAGAGAATTCTCAAGGGACTTTCGATCGCGGCGGAGTCGGCCGGAACTCCGTTGGATTTTTACGTCCACGATTCGATTCTTTCCATGAACAAACGGTACGAGGAATCGGGTGTTTCCCTTCCACAAGCAAAGGCCCTCGATCAGTTTACGGAGAATGTCAAACATCCCTCCGTTTTCATCGCGCCTCCCGGTGTTCCGATCCCGAATCCGCGATCGCAAAAAATTCGAAGCGCGTTTTGTTCGGGATGGATGCAGCTTTCCAAAAACAGAAAGGCCGGAAGTTTTCACAAGGGGTTCGTATTATCGGATCACGCGGATTGGAACGAATTGATCGGAACGATTCATGCGACAGAAGCGGAAGAAATTCTTCTCACGCACGGAGATACAAAAGACATAGTGCGTTATTTGAAAGAAACAGGAAAGAACGCAAAAACGCTCAAAACGAAGTTTCATTCGGAAGAATTCGAATCTTGAAGGAGTTCCCACATTTTCCGTTCAAAGGATTTCTTCGCGGATTTTTCGGAACGTATGGAGCTCCCGCAGATTCCGACTTGAAACAAGTCCTCAATAGTTCAAAATTATAATATTCTTTTCTTTAGTTCCCTTGAAAAAATACGATTCACTTCTAATTATAAAGCGATAGGATTTTTGGAAAAAAATTATTTATGATTGAATCTCCGATTCCGGATTCGTTTTAATTTTCATTACAAAAATTGAATCGATCCCGGTTATCAAACGGGGAGCCAATCTATGAACGAAACCGAACAACCCAAGCTGAAGAAGGCGAGAACGGAACATCGTTACGCTTTGATACAATGGATTCAAAAGAACGAGGTCCGGAAAATCAAAGAGGAACTCGAATCCAGAGGAACGGAATTCTACGGAAATTCTCCGCTTTTCTTTGCCGCCAGCGAGAACAGCCCCGCCGTTTTGGAACTATTGGAAACCTTCGGGTTTTCGTTAGATACGCGCGATTCCAATCAAAACTCGCTTCACTTTTATGCCTGCAGGGATCGAGGTAAAACGGAAGTCGCCGAATATCTTCTTCAAAAAAAGATTCTGCCCGATCCCGCCGACGTCGTTGAAGCCGCCAACGCCGGAAAAATCGACATTCTAAAATTATATCAGAAACAGGGAATCGATCTGAAAGATCCGAACCTGAAAAATTCCAGTTATACTCTTCTTGAAGTCGCCGCGTTCAGCGGATTGGAATGCGTGAAATTTCTTTTTGACCAAGGAGTAAAACTGGAGGATTCCATTCTTCCCAAAGCCGCCAATCTCGGAAAACTCGACTTGGTTCGTTACCTGCTCGAAGAACAAGGGGCAAATCCGAACGTCAAGATCCACGAAAGAAACGCGGTTCACGAAGCATGTTTAGGACCGTTCAGTCACGATCCTTCGGATCATTTGGAAATTCTAAAGTTGTTACACAAACACGGAGGAGATTTGAACGCGGCCTCCGATTGGATTCCGAATTCGTACGCATATACCCCGCTTCATTTTGCCTGTCGCCCCGGCCCTCAAGACAAAACTGCGATCATTAAATATCTTTTGGAAAACGGAGCCAATCCCGATTTGGAAAATCCGAATTCCGCTTTGAGCATCGCCGATACGAAAACCAGAAAAGAAATTCTTGCATTTCTCGAAACGAAAAAAGGAATTCAACTTTCCAAGGACCCGTTCGAAAGATCGTTTCAGGTCGAGAAGATGATCGATTTTGCGGAAAACGCGATCCGCGGTTTTGCAAAGGAGAATCCGAACGCGCTCGTCTTTCAGTTCGTCATCGAAGGCGCGACGATGAGCATGAGCGATCTTTTCGATCCAGACTACTACGTAGGAGATTGGAAATACGAAGGCTTTGCTTCCTTCGAACAGGAGCACGGTTTCGATTTTCAACTTTGGCGCGAACACTACGATTCGATGGGAGAAGAGGAAAATTCTCCGTATGCGGCCGCGATGACCAAGCTGTTCGAAGGCCTCCGGAAACGAAAGGCCTTCGATTGTCTCAAACGATCCAAAAATTTCGAAGCGAGAATGATCGATCACATGTATTAGAAAGATCGCATGTAATTTCCGCATCGACCGATAGACGATCGAAGCGGAGAATTCTTACGGAACGAATTTCAATACGTATTTGGAATCCTTTTCGATCTGCGACTGAGTAAATCGGATCGAACGATGTTCTCCGTTTAAAAACATACGAATCTGATCCCCGTAAAACGGAGAACCCATATTTCCCGAGTTTCCGGTCGGCAACACGGACCAGGAATTTTCAGGATGAGAAAGATCGATGATTCTTCGTTTGGACGGACCGACTTTCGGAGTCATCTTCGGATTGATTTCCTTATGATTCATCAGATTGACCACGGATTCGCCCGAAACGACGGGGAACGGCCCTTGATTGAAAATCCCCGCAAGCAAGGGCACCTTTCCCATCGGATGTTCAAACGTGATCTTATGCGCGTCTCCCCATTTCCAAGAAGAAGGAGAACCTCCGTGTTCTTTAGCAAG
It encodes:
- a CDS encoding alpha/beta hydrolase → MKFIQLKTAAVASLLIALLFGCTRYVVITEQKFTSQTANIGPNLFLTTFSYENSNYPPVLLVDPVFINKKALYLGDKSGLIGVLNGNGFSVWLLHFEDHKSVNLKEIGENLIPDVIARIQKVTGKKEYILGGVSLGGQAVLHSFKAKKIPDISKAFFLGTGMDYKYNDSFIEQMKAEKRFGTDLTNSCKNKDSFCKRFISFDEDDPTTLFVYQNLFNYLPTLEENPKTWESFESTTFPSLFIGGRIDNVSPTESIHPVYKRKKGKKEYLEAGRDNGMSIDYDHLGLFAYEDAPGDIYQKIADWLKEKEPETTKTASIPANP
- a CDS encoding uracil-DNA glycosylase; the encoded protein is MSKEEKLRRLALVQSEVSACKLCKLHTTRTQTVFGEGNPDAEVVFIGEGPGKQEDLTGRPFVGRAGELLTRIIEKGMGVPRESVYIANIVKCRPTLDMKFEKDRPPEEEETRACAPYLLRQLEIIQPKVLVTLGNPSTRFILNTKEGITKLRGTWGSFFGIPVMPTYHPSFVIRNGGENSPLKREVWEDIKKVMDLLGWKRSS
- a CDS encoding ligase-associated DNA damage response exonuclease — its product is MIVLTEAGLYVPQADVYVDPWKGVSRAILTHAHSDHTRRGSRHYLCAEPGLSLTQERLGPKANVETLRYGQAVYRNGVKISLHSAGHILGSAQVRIEYKGRITVISGDYKTVPDPTCEPIEILRCDTFLSEATFAKPYYLWEKSEFVFQNILNYILENHELGEITVLYGYSLGKAQRILKGLSIAAESAGTPLDFYVHDSILSMNKRYEESGVSLPQAKALDQFTENVKHPSVFIAPPGVPIPNPRSQKIRSAFCSGWMQLSKNRKAGSFHKGFVLSDHADWNELIGTIHATEAEEILLTHGDTKDIVRYLKETGKNAKTLKTKFHSEEFES
- a CDS encoding ankyrin repeat domain-containing protein — translated: MNETEQPKLKKARTEHRYALIQWIQKNEVRKIKEELESRGTEFYGNSPLFFAASENSPAVLELLETFGFSLDTRDSNQNSLHFYACRDRGKTEVAEYLLQKKILPDPADVVEAANAGKIDILKLYQKQGIDLKDPNLKNSSYTLLEVAAFSGLECVKFLFDQGVKLEDSILPKAANLGKLDLVRYLLEEQGANPNVKIHERNAVHEACLGPFSHDPSDHLEILKLLHKHGGDLNAASDWIPNSYAYTPLHFACRPGPQDKTAIIKYLLENGANPDLENPNSALSIADTKTRKEILAFLETKKGIQLSKDPFERSFQVEKMIDFAENAIRGFAKENPNALVFQFVIEGATMSMSDLFDPDYYVGDWKYEGFASFEQEHGFDFQLWREHYDSMGEEENSPYAAAMTKLFEGLRKRKAFDCLKRSKNFEARMIDHMY